The genomic region CATCGCTGTTACACTTATGGCATCAGGGAATTAACTAAAAAACAACAGTCTAAGAATAATGCCATTATAAGAAATTTGACCCTCTTATTTAATATACATTGAGGGTTGGTACTATATATATGGACCTCAAACCCCTGTAATTGGGGTTGTGGAAACCTTGTGAGTTGTGGCAATTCACTATTCAACCCTATGGACATTAAGGTAAGGTAGCTAATAAACCCTAGACATCTTCACTGGAAACACTAGTAGGTAGTAGGTACCAGCTGtaatgagttgttgagcttacAGGGTTCTTAgaaactcttctttttttatattatccaAATCATATAAATTCTCTCATTTTGGAAAGCTGTCAGTTAAATCACCAAGAATAGTCTACATTTGTCCTCAACAGAAACTCTTTCTTCCATTAAGCTACATTTGACATTCATTTCCTCATATCAATGTCAAAAATGATTTAAGAAAAAGACAGAATTGGCTTACCATCATTCATGCCAGTTGCAGTATCATTAATTGTAGCTCCTCCATTTAAGCGTCCACTGCTAGTCCCAGGCGGTCCCCTTGTTTGACTCTGTTGAATTGTTGGGGAACCAAATCTCAACATATGCAAGGGCTGCACTACAAACAATATGATAATAATGAGAGCACATAGGAGCCAAATGGTTTTCACATGTATGGAGAAACgaaaacaacaaaattcatAATAGGTAAGAACAATGAACCTGAGACACGGTTTGCATATGATGGAATCCCATGTAACGTGCATATTTCTCAGAAAAAGAAGGATTATGCATCTGATTTTGATaattaacattattaaaaaCTGGAGTTTGGCACATTAGAGCATGGTTTGTCGGTGGAACCATGGACATGGATTGATCAACTGGCGGGACCCTTCGTAAATGCATTGGATTGTGAATAGAAGGCATAGGAGGAGGACCAATTCCCATACCCATTAGAGAGATATAGCGCTGGACGCCTGGAAACATCATTGGAGCCATCCCACTTCCCATCCACATTAACTAAAACATGAAGTCAGTGGCTTGAGTAAAGAACAGTTTtgcttttatgagtttttttagATATAATACCTGAAGTTGTAACTGAAGTGACTTCAAGTATTCAATTGCCTCATCTAGCATTGATGCTTTATCAGTCTGCAATATACGGACAAATTTGgttataaaaacaatttaattaggatttctttttctttttttttagaaataattataacatgctgctaacccaGCTGCTCAAACCCTTTCTccctagacccccaagcactttgtacatggagaggtgccaattcagctacaaggtcTTTGGCTAATTGGGATTTCTTGAAAATCATAAGAAACTTtagtaaattatataaattttcggacatgaattttttttttttttatactttattgTGGAACCAAAGACAGAATTAAAGCTTTATGCTAAGAGTCAATGAATGGCTGAAAGAATCTTTGTTGCCATTTTGCTTTGTTTAGAGTAAAATTTTCTCAAAGATACAGGGTCATGATGACAGtacaaccctttttttttataattcaatagttgggagTGAGGAGAGTTGAACCTTAAATGTCTCCATGGGAAACAACCGGTGGTACTAATCGGTGGTACCAGTTGAGATACAAGGCTCTTGGAAACATTTAGTACAGCCTCGAGTGaagatatttcttcattttcattatCAGAACAGAGgatttttccttctcttcttccAAATTTACACTTCAAGAATCAGCCTCTTCAACCCCCCCTTCCCCcccaccacacaaaaaaaaaaaaaggcagggTAAGATTACTTATCAATCACCTTGCCTAAACCTCGCGAAAAAGCAGGACCTTGGAACACTGGGCGACCTTTTTGTTCTTAATTAACCTTTTTGTTCTCAATTAACGCTATCTCTAACTTCCAATGCACCAACAGTCTCAAaatctatttctttttaatatccTGCCACTTATCCATCACAACATTCTCAACATAGCACTCATCTTAAAAAGTTTATTTGACCATGGTAACATTTATGAGAAAGTAAGGGGAAATAGTCATTAACTATTTtgccaaaaaggaaaagaaagcaGAGCATAGATTGAGGAATCTCTATCAAGGAAATTCAACAGTTGTTCACATTTAGTGGCAGGCAACCATAATGTATTTCCCTAGAGACAATAACAAATGAACAAAAGACAGCAAGAAAAGCAGACCTTGTTACAGTGTGGTATGAGCTCTTGCAatgccttcattttctcattgaTCCGATCTCTCCGTCTCTGTATCAGTGGATGAGTAGAGTAATAGTTACAACGTACAAACTCCAATAATTTCACAAGCTAGGAAATCCCAAAGTCTTACCCTTTCTGAAAGGTTATGAACTTCAGCAGAGCGGCTCCTGCGGGAGGATGTTGATCGTTGCGCTGGCTTGTTTCCAGCCACTGATTCAAGTTCCGCGGCCTAAAATATATTCAGACTTATGCtcagaaaaaaattaaaattaaatgatgTCGAAAGCAAGAGAGAGAATTGTCACCTCACTTTGGCACTCTGATTCCTCAGAATCCCTGACCTTTCTCTTCATGCTATTGACACCAGTAGATTGTGTGCATCTTCTTCCAAAACTACCACCTGAGCCACCAGACGAAGAAGCAACAGTAGGCTCGAGTGTGTCCATTTTTCGTCTCTCACTCTGAGGCGTTATCTTGTGAACATCTTGTTTTACAGGTCCAGCAAATAAAGCAGAAGTCCCAACACCATTGCTAAAATCAGGGTCATTTGGTACTTGATTGCTGCCACAGTGGCTGGATCCAATCGTCATTACTGAACACTCTCTAACCTCTCCTTGCATCAATTGACCTGATCCTTCCCCTCCGTATTGCCCATTTGAAGATCCTCTAAAATTCAAGACTTTTCCTGAACCTCCTGAATCATGATTTTCCTGGGCTGCTGATTCAGGAAAAGGAAATCTAGGAGGATGATGCACCAAGTTGCCGGGGAATTCAGGTACAACAGAATTACTAACACTAATACTAGTTGGTTGATGTGAGTTTGCAATGACATGAGTAGCATCAACATCAGTATCAGAAGCACCAAACTTATTAAGAAGCTTGTCTTGTTCAATTTCTTTAGGATCAGATGGTGGCAATTCAGAAAAAAGGTTGTAACAGAACTCTTTTTCGAAGGGATCAACTTCAAGAGGATATTGTACCCATGACACagtctcatcatcatcatcatcatcatcattttgaATTAAATTGCTTGAATTCCCATATGAGCCACTGCCTCCTAACTTTGGTTTCTGAACTACTTGTCTTGAATCATTATGATTGAAACTTGGTTTTCGCGTTTGACTGTGCAAAACTACCTGACCATTTCTCCATAACAGCTCTACTATGTCATTGTCTTGCCTGTGAATTTGTATCACAAGATTAGAGATTGCAAAGAGCAACTTAtatcaataataattttgagAGAGACAGAGTACAGAGTACAGACCCCAAggatttcttttgtttggtcaCAGGAAGATCACTCTCAAAACTCCAACCAGCTGGAAGCCAATTATTATTCATGTTACAGTTACACTGACCAAACCCAACTTTAGAGTGAAACAGGAAATTAAGATGAGAGCTTCAGTTTCACGCTTCAGACTCTTTGTCTCTGTATCAAAAACCGAGTTTTTCATTGCATCACTTTTAGGAAACCACTTAACAAACCCACTTAACAACAAAaggtaattaattattttattaatcagCCAAggtattaattaattttttattattcaaagcTATTTATTAATagcaaacaacaacaacaataataataattgaaaattcTCCCTAATAGGAGAAACAAAGTAATAGAACCACGATTTAGctataacataataaaatattttagtatttcaTAAAACAACTAAACAGCCGTAATCTTTAGACTTTCGTTTTTTTTGTTACTAAATATTGGAAGAAGAGGAAAGCATGTTTtaaataaagcataaaactcAACAAAGACCATAATCActaaaacaagaaagaaagaaaattggaaCCTTAGCGCATGATTGATAACCAGtcacaaaacattaaaaaaaaattgagaaaagaaaaggtaaactGAAgcagaaaatagaaagaaaagaaaacaggTTACCTTTACAGCAAAAGAAAAAGTGCAAATAAAACAACACCCAGAAGAAGTAGTGAAGCAGAAAACTAATACAGAAGGAAAGAATTGAAACCCAATTATTTCTTAAACAAGAAAGCCTCACCTTTCCAGactctctcagtctctctctaGTGATAATGAGAGAAACAGAGAATggagcagagagagagagagagagagaggagaaagacTTTTAATCAGCACAACCAGTTACAATGACAGGGATCCCGTCATGCTCACACACAAACATACAAAAGGTCAGACTGACAGACAGACAGACACAGAGCATGGATTCGGTAGTGTCACAGTGATCTTTGGTTTGAGTACTGTGCTGCATACGGGACTGTCCACGTGGCACTTGATCAATGGATTTGGATGTGCCCTATCTGGACGGATTGGATTAGTTAATTCtcgacttttttctttttttcttttttcccgaTTAGGGGGAAAATCAAAATCTACAACTTGAAGAGCAGGGAAGGGGCCATCTGAAAATGAATAAGGGTGATGCCACGTGTACAGTGGCGGGGATGTTTTATCGGGGATTTGGGGAATTCTGGCATTTTAcctctatttttaaaaatatttgacaaTATGCCATTGTTTCTAAACTATTTAAGTTTTTACCCCTGTTTCgaaactcgattttattaaaatcgagtttcaaaaaaaaaactcaattggtAGAAAATCGATTATGGGgcaataaaacttaaaaaaaaaatacatcaaactCGAACTccataaactcgagtttcatacctatagcggcgttcagtaacacctatagcggcgttttcaATAGAACTCAAGTTTATGGAACTCGAATTCTATGCAatcttttttaagtttgatcagcccaaaacctatagcggcgtttggTAACACCTATAGGGACGTTTTcaatggaactcaagttccacgaACTCGAGTTCtgtgcaatattttttttaagtttgatcaacccaaaacctatagcggcgttcgGTAACATCTATAGCGGCGTTTttaatggaactcgagttccatgaactcaagttccatgcaatttttttttttataagtttgatcggacataactcgattttaaacCAATCGAGTTCttcattgaaactcaattttgaggaaatcaagttttaaaacaGGGGCATGGATCTAAATAGGTTAGAAATAGGGGCAaattgccaaatatttttaaaaatatgggTAAAATGCTAGAATTCCCCAGGGATTTGAGGGACAAGATCGTCAGgggcaatttttttattttttttaccactcaTATACAAATCAAAAGATTGCCAATTGGGGGTGTGAATAATTTAGGAcccattttcattttggtaattattttttagtcaacaaaaaattatgtctATTTTGGTTTTTGTCGTCAactcaattacaaaaaatttatatgtagTAAATAGTGTGCATAGGTGACATGTTAGATGCTGACatggctaataaaataataataataataaattttatttgatttataaaaaataccgCGTCagcatttaaataaataaataattaattaaaaataaaattatgaatttctagttttttaaaatttaattaaattaatttttttaatcttaaatcaaaaaaaattttcgaattttaactttaaaaatatgtataatttaaatgattttttttaattttatcattagaccattTTATGtaggcataaatgcacttttagtccctacattttgaattttttccattttagtccctacattttaattttactacttttagaccctaaatcaattaacgcgtgttattttcgtcctttccgtcagtcaaccgacGAAAATATCTGAGGTGGCTGAcgaaggaattaaaatattataaaaaatgccacatcaacatctaattttcttaaaataatttatcaattttaactaaataaaaaagaaaaaacagaattaaaaacaataaaatacataaatttagatctaattgattttgatcaagaacacacaagaacatgatcacaaatttaaacaacacaaGAACATAGGAGCACAAACccagaaccaaacacaaactcaaatttaaaaacacaaagaacacaataacaaaCATAAACTATTTACTCTCAGACTCACAACCATGTGCACTTTATATAAACGCGGCAAGCTCTTCATCCTAACACTCATCGGCGACGATCACAAGCACTGTCTCATGAttgttattgtgttctttgtgtttttaaatttgagtttgtgtttgattttgggtttgtgctctTATGTTCTTTTGTTGATGTTTAAATATGTGATCATGTTCttgtgtgttcttgttcaaaatgaactagatctaaatttatgtattttattgtttttgattctgttttttctttttttatttagttaaaattgataaattatttttaaaaaaaacttagatgctgatgtggcattttttataatattttaattcctccatCAGCCACCGAAGATATTTCTGTCGGTTAACTGAcggaaagaacaaaaataacacatgttaattggtttagggactaaaagtagtaaaattaaaatgtagggaccaaaatggaaaaaaaaaaaaacaaaatgtagggactaaaagtgcatttatgtcTTTTATGTATTAACCACGATCTGGGTTGAGAGTGAATGGTTTGGgtttagagtgagagagagatcgTGTTAaatgtaaacaaaaaataaagtaaattttaaaaacaaaaatataatctaattaagtaacctttttcaaaaaaaaaatcttttcctatttttttcatCTAATTCGCCCCTCTaacaactcttcttcttcttttttggttcatCCAACcacatgctctctctctctctctctctctctctctctctctccataaaCAATCTCTTCAAGTTGTGTAAAACCACTAGAAAGTCACAATTCATCAAGGAGCACCTTCAttaatgggttttggtttttaggGTTTGATTTTTGATGGGTGTGTTTGGGGTTTCTAGTGTTGGataaacatggtttgtatctcatacaaaacatatgcagtagaaaattaacggatctacttcattcgcaattgataacatgcactatgtaaatttcagaattaaagaataagagagcataccttggtgtgatgaatttcaaaacaaagaaaaccaccAGAAAGTCACAATTCATCAAGGAGCACCTTCAttaatgggttttggttttCAGGGTTTGATTTTTGATGGGTGTGTTTGGGGTTTCTATTGTTGGATAAACATCGTTTGtgtctcatacaaaacatatgcagcagaatattaatggatctacttcattcgcaattgataacatgcactatgtaaatttcagaattaaagaataagaaagcgtaccttggtgtgatgaatttcaaaacaaagatcaaaagcacttgagaacacttttaatcttcactccaattctactaacgcccaagaagtgtggtctctcaatcagtttccaagggagaataatagagtgtctcacacttacatacacaccatttcacaatagtcaCTTaccaaaattctgtatgtttctcctttgtatctaactgattatctaattaggctggccttttaggcctttcctattgggctttagtatgtggcttgaagtgggacaaaaaaggaccaataagatactagctccaatgggccttgggcttttttagtcaactcttaacaaatccaaagttattattaactatatttaataccactatataaatatagttacactctatgccttatttataaattatatcccaagactttattatacatgtaaccccttcataaaatattcatagttatacaaagtcatgaatatataCTGTCACTTTAAAGATTAAtacatcttaattctttaagtacccagtttaatcatttaatattattcatcatatatttatgaaatcggatttcataaatatatactttagtaactccttactaaagtggttaggcctaatactctgaataaccaacccattaaacttatctcaatggaatattttatatctccgttaagagattatgaattctattttgagaatatatattccatcaacattaaatgtggctgcccaacatattgaggttttgatcgtgactttagatctcactcctgatatatcaa from Castanea sativa cultivar Marrone di Chiusa Pesio chromosome 11, ASM4071231v1 harbors:
- the LOC142614477 gene encoding transcription factor PIF4-like, whose protein sequence is MNNNWLPAGWSFESDLPVTKQKKSLGQDNDIVELLWRNGQVVLHSQTRKPSFNHNDSRQVVQKPKLGGSGSYGNSSNLIQNDDDDDDDETVSWVQYPLEVDPFEKEFCYNLFSELPPSDPKEIEQDKLLNKFGASDTDVDATHVIANSHQPTSISVSNSVVPEFPGNLVHHPPRFPFPESAAQENHDSGGSGKVLNFRGSSNGQYGGEGSGQLMQGEVRECSVMTIGSSHCGSNQVPNDPDFSNGVGTSALFAGPVKQDVHKITPQSERRKMDTLEPTVASSSGGSGGSFGRRCTQSTGVNSMKRKVRDSEESECQSEAAELESVAGNKPAQRSTSSRRSRSAEVHNLSERRRRDRINEKMKALQELIPHCNKTDKASMLDEAIEYLKSLQLQLQLMWMGSGMAPMMFPGVQRYISLMGMGIGPPPMPSIHNPMHLRRVPPVDQSMSMVPPTNHALMCQTPVFNNVNYQNQMHNPSFSEKYARYMGFHHMQTVSQPLHMLRFGSPTIQQSQTRGPPGTSSGRLNGGATINDTATGMNDG